GGCTGCTGGCGGCGTACGCAACCGTCTCCGAGCTGCTGGGCCTGGCCTCGGGTCGTGGCGCACACCTCTCGATCCGCATGCTCGACGCCCCGGATGCCCCGCTCGACGGCAAGGGGCCAGCCGGCACCGCCGGCTCCGCGAGCGTGCAGTCTCAGCCAGTCCTGACCCTGGTCCATGCACCGGACCAACCGTGCCTCACGCCGGAGGTCGATCTGCTCCGGCTGTTCCTTGACCAGCAGATCGGCCCGCCGACGCCGCATTCCCGCTTCTGGGACGCCGGGTTGCTGGGCTATGTCGCCGCCAGGACCGGGCGAGGCCGCTACCACGCCGACGCCCCGGCCCGCTGTCGCCAGCTCCTGGCAGACGGCCTCCTGCCGGCGATCCCCGAGCTGACCACCGAGTCCGAGCAGCGGGTCTCCGCCGTGGCACAGTCCGTCGCCGTCGGGTTCGCCACCGAACTGATCGAGCGCAGCGGCGCGCATGCCTACGTGGCCCTGGTCGAAGCGGCTCGCCGCGACAACCTCAGCGCCGAGCCGGCGTTTGCCCGGGCCTATCACCGCGCGCTGCCGCTGGCCGAGCGGGACTGGCGGCGCCGGCTGGAGGTCGGGAGCCGGGTCCACCGGCCATCGGCTCGGGGCACCCTCCGCCGGCTCGTACCACTGTTGAGGCCGTACTGGTGGAGCGGCGTCGTCATCCTGTTCTACGCCCTGATCGGGATCGCGTTCTCGCTGGCGCTGCCGCTCACGTTCCGCTTCTTGATCGACGATCTGCTCGGGCACCGGCCGCTCGCCTTCCCGATCCCATTCATCGGCGGCAAGGGCCACGTCATCGGCGACGGCAGCGAGCAAACCCGCATCCTACTCGGGCTGATGGGCGTGCTCGGGCTGCTCTACGTGCTCAACGCCCTGGCCCGCGTTCGCCTGATGTCCGTGCTGAACGAGGTGGGCGAGTCGTTCGTGCTCGACCTGCGCCGCAAGCTGCTCGGCGTGCTCAGCCAGTTGCCGTCCACGTATTTCGCCCGCACCACCGCCGCCGATATCAATCAGCGGGTCGTCTACGACACGGCCACCATCGAGGGCGCGATGGTCAACGCCCTGGTGCCGCTGGTGACCGGCACCCTCACCGTCCTGATGAACGGCGTGGTGCTGGTCGGGCTGGAGCCACGCCTCGCGGCGATCGTGCTGCTGGGGTTGCCGGTGCTGGGGCTGCTGTATCGGCTGCGGCGTCGCAACCTGCGAGCCGCCGCCCGCGAGCGCGCGCGCCGCATCAGCGGTCTCTCGGCCCGCGTCGGCGAGTTCACGGCCATGCAAGTGCTGGTCAAGATCTACGGCGCGGCAGCCTACTTCGCGGGTCGCATCGGCCGGCAGCTCGAAGTACACCGCCACCTGAACATCGCCTACGCGCAGGAAAGCTCGGTGCTCGGACAGGCGGCCTCGCTGGTCATGCATCTGACCCAGGTGGCCGTCCTGCTGGTCGGCGGCTACCTGGTGATCGCCAGCGGCGGGCAGGATCTCGGAGCGGGCGGCCTCGCCGCGTTCTACGTCGTGCTGGGCCAGATCTTCGGGCCAGTCGGGCAGGTCGCCGCCGCCCGCCAGGGCCTCACCGACGCCGATGCCGCCGTCGAGCGGGTCTCCGAGCTGCTGGCCGAGGATGTCGAGACGGACACCCCAGACGCCATCGAGATCGGCGCGCTGCGTGACCGGCTGACCCTCGCCGACGTGACCTTCAGCTACACGCCGAGCGCCCAGCCCGTCCTCCACGAGATCAGCCTGAGCATTCCGGCCGGCGCGACGGTCGCCTTTGTGGGGCCGACAGGGGCCGGCAAGTCCAGCATCGTCAACCTCCTGCCGCGCCTCTACGCCCGCGACAGCGGCAGCATCACGTGGGACGGCCGGGACATCGACGGCGCGAGTCTCGCCTCGCTCCGGCGGCAGATCGCGCTGGTGCCCCAGGACGCCATCCTGCTGGCCACCACCGTCTACGAGAATATCCGCTTCGGCCTGGAAGGCGTCTCCGAGGAGGACATCCGCCGCGCCGCCGAGCAGGCCCAGGCCCACGGCTTCATCGCGGCGCTCCCAGACGGGTACGACACGACCGTCGGGGAGCGTGGAGCCGGCCTGTCGGGCGGCCAGCGCCAGCGCATCGCCCTGGCCCGGGCGCTCCTGCGCGATCCGTCCGTCCTGATCCTGGACGAGGCGACGTCGGCGCTCGACGCCACCACACAGCGAGCGGTCCAGGCAGGCCTCGCGGCGCGGTCGCAGCCGGGCGGCCCGCCGCGCACTGTCGTCAAGATCGCGCATCGGCTGGAGACGGTCGCCGACGCCGACCTGATCTTCGTCCTGGACGACGGGCGGCTGGTGGAGCAGGGCGCGCACGACGATCTGCTGGCACGGAACGGCCTGTACGCCCAGCTCGTTGCAGACCAGGTCGGTGCGCTCGCGGACGCCGTCCGCCCGAGTCAGGCCCAGGTGGCGCGCTGGCTGGCACGGCTCGCACCGTTCGCGGAGCTGCCACCGGACCGGCTGGCGCGGCTGGTCTCGCTGCTGGTGCGGATGGAAGTGGCGGCCGGCGAAGCGCTGTTCACCCACGGGAGCGCGTCCGACGCCTTCTTCCTGATCGGGCGGGGCCGCGCCACCATCTCACAGGTCGAGGACGACGGCGCTGAACACGAGATCGCGTCGGTCGGCCCCGGGCAGCTCGTCGGCTGGGCGACCTTTGCAACGCAGGCGGCGCACGGACGCTCGGCGCGCGCCGCCACCGACGCCGTCGTCTTCAAGCTGACGCGGGTCGCCTACGAGGCCGTCCTCGACGCCGACCCGGCGACACCCGGCGGACGCTGACGACTACAGCCGGATGCTGACGACTACAGGCGGGCGTTGAACGTGTCGCAGGCGTTCGCCTGCTTCTGCTGGTAGCCCTGCGTGAACCAGCGCTGCCGCTGCGCCGACGATCCGTGCGTCCAGTTCTCGGGGGTGATGCGCCCCTGCATCCGCTCCTGGATGCGGTCGTCACCAACGGCAGCGGCGGCGTTGAGACCATCCGCGATGTCCTGGTCGGTCAGCCGCTCGATGAAGCCGGTCTGCACGGCGTTGGCGGCCCAGACGCCGGCCAGGCAGTCGGCCATCAGCTCGGAGCGCACCGCGTCGCTGGTCGGGCCGGCGTCGCGCCGGTCCAGCCGGTCCAGGATGCCGGCGAGGTTCTGGACGTGGTGGCCGTACTCGTGGGCCAGCACGTAGGCCTGCGCGAACGGCCCGCCCTGCGCGCCGAATCGCGTCCGCAGCTCCTCGAAGAACGAGAGGTCGACGTAGACCGTCTGATCGGCCGGGCAGTAGAACGGCCCTGAAGCCGAGGATGCCCCGCCGCACCCGGTGTTCGTCGCACCGGAGAACAGGCGGGTCTGGGCGATCTGGTACCGTCCGCCCTGCCGTGGCAGCGCGTCGGTCCAGTAGTCCTGAATGCTGTTGACGAAGCCGACGATGCGGCAGTCTTCACGACTGTTCGCGTCTGCGCCGGTTCGGCAGTTCTGGGCCAGCGAGCTTTGCGCGCCCGCATCGACCGGGCCGGCCTGCGGGGCCGTCCGCGAGGTCTCCTGCACCACACTGGTCAGGACGGCTGGATCCACGCCGAACAGCATCCCGACGATCAGGATCACCAGCCCCAGGCCGCCGCCGCCGATGGCAACAGCGCCGCCGGGCACCCGCCGGCCGCGTTGGTCGTCAACCTGAGAGGTATCGAGTCGAGCGTTCTCGTTGAACCGCATGGTCCAGCTCCTCTGAAAAAGCAGGCGATAAGGCCAGGTGAGACGTCCCTACGCAAACCGCGCGCCACGCCCTCGTCGCGATCTGAGACGCCGCCGACACAATCGTAACGGTATTGCCGCCCCAGGTTGACATCAGAGCGTCCCCGCGCCGCAATCTGCCGCGTTTCGATGTGAAGAGGCCCCTGGCCTCGTTAAATCTTTAAGACTCTTTACTTTCTCGGGTACCATCCCGTACACTCGCGTCGGCGGCCTCGACGTGCCGCCATCTCGCTCGGCGTACCGACCCGTGCTCTGGCACCCCTTGGCCCCCGGAGGCAGCGTGCGGCACCGCGCTCTTTCCTTGCTTGGCTCGCTCGTCGTCCTGGTATTGGTGCTCTCAGGCACCGCGCTCGACATCACCCGGGCTGAGGCTGCCGCCGACGCCGCCATCTCGCAGCCGGCGTCCGTCCAGTACGTCGCCGCCGTTCCGCTACCGACGTACACCTTTGTGCCGCCACCCGCCGTGACCGGCCAGCCCGTGCGGCTGCTGGTCGTCCTGCACGGCATGGGCGGCAACGGGGCGGACATGGCCGCCATGCTCGCGCCGTTCGCAGCGCAGCACAACTGGGCCATCCTGGCGCCGACGATGCCCTACCGCGACTACCGCGATCCGGAGCTGGTTCGCCGAGACGGCGAGCTGCTGCCGCGCCTCAAGTCGCTGATCGACGCGCTGCCCACGCGCACCGGCCTGGCTTTTGAGTCGCGCGTGCTGATGTTCGGCTTCTCGCGCGGCAGCCAGGAATCGATCCGCTACTCGCTGATGTTCCCCGATCTGACGCTCGGCGTGGCCGGCTTCTCGGCCGGCTCCTACACCCTGCCCTCCACAACCGACGCCGAGGGCAAGCTGGCCCGCTACCCGTTCGGGACGGCCGACGTGGACACGTTCTGCGGGCAGAAGTTCGACGCCGCCGCGACCAAGAACGTCGCGTACTTCATCGGCGTGGGCGGCGCGGACACGAAGGCTGAGGATGTCCCGCGCCAGTGGGATCCGATGTTCGGCACCAACCGCGTCGAGCGGGCGACCCGCTTCGTGGAGATCCTCCAGCAGTTCGGGGCGCGCGCCAGCCTGAGCGTCTTCCCGGGCGCCGGCCACGAGATCACCACCGCGATGGAGCAAGACGCCGTTCGCTTCCTGGCGGGCCTCGGAAGCTGACGGCCGGCGCGAGCGACGCGCCGCCCGCCGAACCGCCGCGGGCGGCGCGTCGCTCGCGGGCATTGGCCCGCTGGCTTGACCGTATACTTGCGCCCCGGAGCGTCATGCGCTCGTCATGCAGGCCGGCCGCGTCGCCGTCCGGCCTCCACACGCCTCACGCTCGGAGTGTCTCGCCCTGGAGTCCGTCGTCCAGCCCGCCACGCGTCCGCGCGCCGTCTCCCCAGGAGCCGGAATCGTGCCGCGCTGGCTTCTCCGCGAGCGGACGCTCTCGCTGCTGCTGGTGCTGGTTGTCGCGTCGGTGCTGCGGCTGCCCTTCCCGGACCTGACGCCGTTCGGCCACGACGAGGCCCTGGAGGCCGAACGCGCCCGCCCGATCTGGTACGGCGCACGCCCTGTTGACTCGGAGATCACCTCCTGGTTCATCCCCGATCCGGCCGGCCTGCTCTACTACTACGCCCTGGCCGAGCCGTTCCCCCGTCCTGCTATCGCGCGGGTGATCCTGATCTCAGCCACCAACGTGGCGAGCGTGCTGCTGTGCTACCTGCTGGCGCGCCGCTTCTTCGGGGCGCGCGTCGGGCTGCTGGCCGGCCTCTTCTACGCGGCGAACCCCTGGGCGGTCACCTTCGGGCGGCAGCCGTGGGTCATCACCCAGCCCCTCCTGACCACGGTGATGCTCATGTCGGCCATGATGGTGGTGGCGCGGCAGGATCGGCGCTGGATCATCCCATTCTTCCTGGCCGGCGCAGCGCAGACGCAGACGCACTTGCTGGCCGTCCTCTTCGGCCCGCCGGTCCTGTTGACGCTGGCGCTGTTCGCGCGGCGCTGGCTCGCTCCGCGGTTGGCCCTGGCCATCGTCGCAGCCGTGGCGCTCGTCGCCCCGTACACGCTCCACCTCTGGACCCTGCGCGACGATCTGCTTCAGGCGCTCGGGCGGGGAAATCGGGGCATCACGCTGCTGCCCGATCCGACGGCGTTGACGCTCACCTCCTGGCTCGTCTCCGGCTACAACCTCAACCTGAAGCTCGGGTTTGACGACCGGGCGATGGACCTGCTCTCGCCGCTGCTGCTGACCGTCGCCGTGGTGGCGGTCGCGCTGCTCGTCGTCGGCGCGGGCGTCTCGGCACGTGCCTGCCTGCGCCGCGCAGACGGCTGGCGCGCCGACGCCCTGCTGCTGATCTGGCTCGTCGCGCCGCTCGCGCTGATGACCTGGCAAGGCTCACAAGTCTACATCCACTACGTGCTCTGCCTCGTGCCCCTGCCGTTCCTGCTGATGGCGCGCGGCGCATCCTGGCTGATGACGCTCCGCTCAGACACACTGCCAGGAGCGATCTCCCTCGCACGGCTCGTCGGTGGGGCGGTCGCCGCTGTCCTGGTGCTTCAGGCCGCCGCTGTCGGCGCGTTTTACGTCGCGCTGGACCGCATCGCCAGTGCGCCACCGGCCGCCATCACCGCGACACAGTGGCAATCCGAGCTGAACCGCGCCGATCTCACCGCCCGCCAGATTGGCATCGGCGAGCTGCACGGGCTACCGCTCCGGTACTGGCAGACCGTCGCGGATCGTACCAAGGCGGCGGCGCAGACGGCCGGCATCCGGGGCGTGACCGTGGTGACCGGCGTCCTGGACGCCGACAACCGCCACCTGGACCGCAACCGCAAGGCGCTCAACTACCTGCTCGGGCCGGAGCTGGAGCCGCGCTTCCCGCTCGAAGGGCTGACCGTTGCCCCCACGACCCGTGATGCCCTCGTCCTGACCATCCCCGACCAGGAGCTTCCACGCCTGCTGCAGCGCTCGGCCACGCGGCTGCTGGACGTGCCGCAGCCCGGCACCAGCAGTGCGGCGCGGCTGTTCCAGGTTCGGGCCCGCCCACCCGACGACCTGATCTCGCTGCGGCGACGGTCCAACCAGCCGGTCGGCTTCGGCGTGCGGCTGGTGGTCCTGGACGTACCGACCGAGGTGCGGCCGGGCCAGACGGCCCCGCTGGCAGCGTACCTGCTGGTCGAGGACGGCCAGCCGACCGATGCCCATGACCTTGTGCCTTACGTCGAACTGACGGACGCCGAGGGCCGGCGGCTGACCTTCGCGCGGCGCGGCGGCCTGCCGAGCGCCGAGTGGCAGACCGGCGATCTGCTGGTCCAGCAGCTCAACGTGACGGTGCCGGTCAGCCTGCCGGACGGAGAGTACCCGCTGCGGCTCGGCCTGTCGCTGCCCGACGACGACGTGGATCACCCGCCGCGGGCCGAGGGGGTCGTCGAGCGGGCGGTCGTGCTGCGGGTCCGCTCGACGCCGTAGCGCGACGCTCCGCTCAGGCCGGCACGGCCAGTTTCGCCAGCATCGCGTCCAGCACGGCGTCCACGCCCTCGCCCGTCTTGCAGTTCGTGAACAGGAACGGCCGGCCCTCGCGGTAGATCGTCGAGTCCCGCGAGAAGACCTCCAGGCTCGCGCCGACGTACGGGGCGAGATCGACCTTGTTGATGACCAGCAGATCGCTGCGGATCAGGCCCGGGCCGCGCTTGCGGGGGATCTTGTCGCCGCCGGCCACGTCGATGACGTAGATCGAGTAGTCCACCAGCCGCCGACTGAAGGTCAGGGTCAGGTTGTCGCCGCCGCTCTCCACGAGCGCCACCTGGGCCGAGGGGTAGCGCGCCGCCAGGTCTTCCAACGCCGCGAGGTTCATGGTCGGGTCTTCGCGGACGGCCGTGTGCGGACAGGAGCCGGTCTCGACGCCCACGATCCGCTCGGCGTCCAGGACGCCGTCGAGCGTCTTGCGGACGTGCTCGGCGTCCTCGGTGGTGACGATGTCGTTGGTGATCACGACCGTCTCGATGCCGCGCCCCAGCAGCCTGGGCACCAGCTGCTCGACCAGCGCCGTCTTCCCCGACCCGACCGGGCCGCCGATCCCGATTCGCAGCGGGCTGCCAGCGCCTAGCTTGCGAACAGCCGCGTGATCGCAGTCTCGTGCATCATGGTCATGAGCTCCGTTTGGACCGCACATCCGTACATCTCCTTCCAGGGGATGGTCAGCGCCTCGTCGGCGACGGCCGCGAGGAGCGGGGCCAGCCGAAAGCGAATCTGCTGGGCCTCGACATCGTCCACGTCGATCAGGCGAAGGGCTGCTCCGAGACAGCCAGCCACGTGCAAGTGCAGCAACAGGAGGACCGTGGCGCGCTGCTCCATCCCGAGCTGACGGCCGGCCACGCCCAGCACCACGGGGTAGAGGCCGGGCGTCGTGCGGTTGAGCACGAGCCGCCGCAAGTCGGCCAGCCGGCCGCCGGCCAGGCCGGCCAGCGTCGAGAGCGTCTGCCGTCCCGTCCGCTCCGAGGCCTGTCGCGACTCCCGTGCGAGCTTGGTCGCCAGCAGCCGACGGTCGATCTGCGCCACCAGGTCGAGATCGAGATCGAGATCGTCGGCGGCGGCCCAGGCGGCCGCCGTGGCGACCGCGTCGGTGGTCCCGATCTGCCAGCGGACGGTGTTCGCGATCCAGGTCTGGAGCGACGCAGCATCGGTCACAAGCCGGCGCTCAGCCAGCGTCTCCAGCCCGTGCGAGAGGGTGAACCCCCCGCTCGGGAAGAGGGAGTCGCCAAGCTGGAGCGCGGCCAGCAACGCCCCATCAGCCCGAAGCACGCCGGCAGCTTGCGACGCCCCATCAGCCTGCATCGTCATGCGTCCAAGGTCGCCGCGCCGGCGCGGGCTGCCCGCCACTCCCTCAGCCGGGCCTGCACGTCCACCCGTCCGAGCGGTTGGTAGTCCGCGTCAGCGGCCCAGGCCATTCGCAGGCCGTCCTCGCCGAAGATGGCCCGCGCGCCCAGCTCCAGCCGCTCCACAAGGGCACACTGCTCCAGGCCATGCTCATCGAAGTCCGCATTCAGGTGGGTCAGCGGATCGACCGGCCCGGCCAGCGCTGACACCCGGCCAGCCACGATCATCCCGTGGCGCACGGCCAGCGGATCGATCAGCGAGCCGTCCTCACGGACGTTGTCGGCAGCGGTCAGATGCCGGACTTTCATGGCAGCTGCGTCCTCGCCCGAACTGTCCTGCCGTGCAACCGTGCATTCCCCACGGCATCCTGAGCGGTTGGTCCGATCCTGCCAGCAGGAAGCTCTGGCAGGGAGCGCAACCGTGCATTCCCCATGTCATCCTGAGCGGTTGGTCCGATCCTGCCAGCAGGATGCTCTGACAGGGAGCGCAACCGTGCATTCCCCATGTCATCCTGAGCGGAGCGAGCCTGCGAGCGCAGCCGAAGGATCTCACAACCTGTCGCGTCAGCGGGTGAGATCCTTCGCAAGCTCAGGATGACAATGGTGTCTTGACGGCAGACACCTCGTGCCGAACGCGCCATCACCGCGGGTCGTGCCATCACCGCGGGTCGTGCCATCACCACGGGTCGTGCCATCACCACGGGTCGCGCCATTACCGCGGGTCGTGCCATCACCACAGGTCGTGCCATCACCACAGGTCGTGCCATCACTACATCAAGTAGAACAACTGCGTGTGCGACAGCCGCTCGGCCGGGCCGACCGTCGCGATCTTGCCGTCCACCCGCACGACGTACGTCTCGGGGTCCACCTCGATCTTCGGGGTCAGATCGTTCAGCAGCATCTGCTTCTTGGTGACTGTCCGGCACCCCTTCACGGCCACCAGCCGCTTGTTGAGGCGCAGCCGCTCGCCTACGCCATCGTCGAGGGCCGCCTGCGACGTGAACGTCACAGACGTGGCCGCCGGCGCCGACCCGAACGCGCCCCACATCGGCCGGTACAGGACCGGCTCCGTCGTCGGGATTGAGGCGTTCGGATCGCCCATGACGCTCCAGGCGATCAGCCCGCCCTTGACGATCATTTTCGGCTTGGCCCCGAAAAACGCGATGGGCCACAGCACGATGTCCGCCAGCTTACCGGCCTCCAGCGATCCGACCTCGTGCGCGATGCCGTGCGTGATGGCCGGGTTGATGGTCAGCTTGGCGAGGTAGCGCAGGATGCGGAGGTTGTCGTTGGTGGAGACCGAGCCGGGCGGCGGCTCGCCCATTCGCTTCATCTTGTCGGCGGTCTGGTACAGCTTGGCATAGCTCTCGCCGATGCGCCCCATCGCCTGGGAGTCTGAGGAGTACATCGAGATCACGCCAAGGTCGTGCAGCACGTCCTCGGCCGCGATGGTCTCCGCACGGATGCGGCTCTCCGCGAACGCCACGTCCTCCGGCACGGCCGGGTTGAGGTGATGGCAGACCATCAGCATGTCCAGGTGCTCGTCCAGCGTGTTGACGGTGTACGGGCGCGTCGGATTCGTGGACGAGGGCAGGGCGTTCAGCTCACCGGCGATCTTGATGATGTCAGGCGCGTGGCCGCCGCCTGCCCCCTCGGTGTGGTAGGTGTGGATGGTCCGGCCACCGATGGCCGCGATGGTGTCCTCGACGAAGCCGGACTCGTTCAGGGTGTCGGTGTGGATCGCCACCTGGATGTCGTAGTCGTCGGCCACCCGCAGCGACGTATCGATGGCCGAGGGCGTCGTGCCCCAGTCCTCGTGATCCTTCAGGCCGCAGGCGCCCGCCACGATCTGCTCGATCAGCGGCGCGGTCCGGCTGGCGTTCCCCTTCCCGAGGATGCCGACGTTCAGCGGCAGGTTGTCGACGGCCTGGAGCATCCGGCTGATGTTCCAGGGACCCGGGGTACAGGTCGTGGCGGCAGTGCCGTCGGCCGGCCCGGTCCCACCCCCGATGATGGTGGTGATCCCGTTCGAGAGGGCCTCGTAGACCTGCTGAGGGCAGATCATGTGGATGTGGCTGTCGATGCCGCCGGGCGTCGCGATCAGGTGCTCGCCGGCGATGACTTCCGTGCCGGGGCCGATCGCCATCGTCGGCGTGACGCCGTCCTGGGTGTCCGGGTTGCCGGCCTTGCCCACCCCCACGATCCGCCCGTTCTTGACGCCCAGGTCGCCCTTGACGATCCCGAGCACGGGGTCCATCACGACGACGTTCGTGATGACGAGATCGAGCGCGCCCTCGGCGCTGGACCGTTGACTCTGGGCCATGCCGTCGCGGATCGTCTTGCCGCCGCCGAAGACGGCCTCCTCGCCGGGCACGCCCAGGTCGCGCTCGACCTCGCAGACGAGGTCGGTGTCGGCCAGCCGGAACCTGTCGCCGGCCGTGGGGCCGTACAGGCGCGCGTACCGGTCACGCGAGATCCGCATCGGAGCCCTCCAGCGGCGCAGACTCGAACGGGGCATCGGCCGGCCCGCCGGCCCCCCGGAAGCGGAGCACTTGCGCCCGCGCGATGGCCGTCTCGATGTCGTCCAGGTCGCCGTCCACCAGCGCCGAGAACCCGATGGCCCGGCGCGCACCGCCCAGGGCCACCAGGGTCACTTCGCGCTCGTCGCCGGGCTCGAAGCGGACAGCCGTGCCAGCGGGGATATCGAGGCGCATACCGTAGGCCGCGCGCCGGTCGAAGTCCAGCTCGCGGTTCACCTCGAAGAAGTGGTAGTGCGAGCCAACCTGCACCGGGCGGTCGCCGGTGTTCTTGACGCGGACCGTCGCCGTCGGGCGGCCGGCGTTCAGCTCGATCTCGCCGTCAGGCACGATGTAGCGGGCGGGTTCGGCCATCGTGGATCCTTCGCTGAGATGAAGCGCGATGCCCTGCTAGACAATCGGGTCGTGGCAGGTGACCAGCTTGGTGCCGTCCATGAACGTTGCTTCGACCTGCACAGCCGGCACCATCTCAGGCACGCCCGGCATCACGTCGTCGCGGCTGACGATGGTGCGCCCCAGCTCCATCAGGTCGGCGACGCTCTTGCCGTCGCGCGCGCCTTCCAGGATCGCCTCGGTGATCAGGGCGATGGCCTCGCTGTAGTTCAGCTTGACCCCGCGATCTCGGCGCTTACGGGCGAGGTCAGCCACGATGTAGACGTAGAGCTTCTCAACCTCGCGCGGACTGAGCATCATCTGCTGCCACCCCCGCTCCTC
The genomic region above belongs to Chloroflexota bacterium and contains:
- a CDS encoding ATP-binding cassette domain-containing protein, encoding MTDSPGADAVTAVPEDRPPTGWLVRTSGPLDIWYRPHSFAARDLSVLSARLLAAYATVSELLGLASGRGAHLSIRMLDAPDAPLDGKGPAGTAGSASVQSQPVLTLVHAPDQPCLTPEVDLLRLFLDQQIGPPTPHSRFWDAGLLGYVAARTGRGRYHADAPARCRQLLADGLLPAIPELTTESEQRVSAVAQSVAVGFATELIERSGAHAYVALVEAARRDNLSAEPAFARAYHRALPLAERDWRRRLEVGSRVHRPSARGTLRRLVPLLRPYWWSGVVILFYALIGIAFSLALPLTFRFLIDDLLGHRPLAFPIPFIGGKGHVIGDGSEQTRILLGLMGVLGLLYVLNALARVRLMSVLNEVGESFVLDLRRKLLGVLSQLPSTYFARTTAADINQRVVYDTATIEGAMVNALVPLVTGTLTVLMNGVVLVGLEPRLAAIVLLGLPVLGLLYRLRRRNLRAAARERARRISGLSARVGEFTAMQVLVKIYGAAAYFAGRIGRQLEVHRHLNIAYAQESSVLGQAASLVMHLTQVAVLLVGGYLVIASGGQDLGAGGLAAFYVVLGQIFGPVGQVAAARQGLTDADAAVERVSELLAEDVETDTPDAIEIGALRDRLTLADVTFSYTPSAQPVLHEISLSIPAGATVAFVGPTGAGKSSIVNLLPRLYARDSGSITWDGRDIDGASLASLRRQIALVPQDAILLATTVYENIRFGLEGVSEEDIRRAAEQAQAHGFIAALPDGYDTTVGERGAGLSGGQRQRIALARALLRDPSVLILDEATSALDATTQRAVQAGLAARSQPGGPPRTVVKIAHRLETVADADLIFVLDDGRLVEQGAHDDLLARNGLYAQLVADQVGALADAVRPSQAQVARWLARLAPFAELPPDRLARLVSLLVRMEVAAGEALFTHGSASDAFFLIGRGRATISQVEDDGAEHEIASVGPGQLVGWATFATQAAHGRSARAATDAVVFKLTRVAYEAVLDADPATPGGR
- a CDS encoding neutral zinc metallopeptidase; protein product: MRFNENARLDTSQVDDQRGRRVPGGAVAIGGGGLGLVILIVGMLFGVDPAVLTSVVQETSRTAPQAGPVDAGAQSSLAQNCRTGADANSREDCRIVGFVNSIQDYWTDALPRQGGRYQIAQTRLFSGATNTGCGGASSASGPFYCPADQTVYVDLSFFEELRTRFGAQGGPFAQAYVLAHEYGHHVQNLAGILDRLDRRDAGPTSDAVRSELMADCLAGVWAANAVQTGFIERLTDQDIADGLNAAAAVGDDRIQERMQGRITPENWTHGSSAQRQRWFTQGYQQKQANACDTFNARL
- a CDS encoding glycosyltransferase family 39 protein, whose translation is MPRWLLRERTLSLLLVLVVASVLRLPFPDLTPFGHDEALEAERARPIWYGARPVDSEITSWFIPDPAGLLYYYALAEPFPRPAIARVILISATNVASVLLCYLLARRFFGARVGLLAGLFYAANPWAVTFGRQPWVITQPLLTTVMLMSAMMVVARQDRRWIIPFFLAGAAQTQTHLLAVLFGPPVLLTLALFARRWLAPRLALAIVAAVALVAPYTLHLWTLRDDLLQALGRGNRGITLLPDPTALTLTSWLVSGYNLNLKLGFDDRAMDLLSPLLLTVAVVAVALLVVGAGVSARACLRRADGWRADALLLIWLVAPLALMTWQGSQVYIHYVLCLVPLPFLLMARGASWLMTLRSDTLPGAISLARLVGGAVAAVLVLQAAAVGAFYVALDRIASAPPAAITATQWQSELNRADLTARQIGIGELHGLPLRYWQTVADRTKAAAQTAGIRGVTVVTGVLDADNRHLDRNRKALNYLLGPELEPRFPLEGLTVAPTTRDALVLTIPDQELPRLLQRSATRLLDVPQPGTSSAARLFQVRARPPDDLISLRRRSNQPVGFGVRLVVLDVPTEVRPGQTAPLAAYLLVEDGQPTDAHDLVPYVELTDAEGRRLTFARRGGLPSAEWQTGDLLVQQLNVTVPVSLPDGEYPLRLGLSLPDDDVDHPPRAEGVVERAVVLRVRSTP
- the ureG gene encoding urease accessory protein UreG is translated as MCGPNGAHDHDARDCDHAAVRKLGAGSPLRIGIGGPVGSGKTALVEQLVPRLLGRGIETVVITNDIVTTEDAEHVRKTLDGVLDAERIVGVETGSCPHTAVREDPTMNLAALEDLAARYPSAQVALVESGGDNLTLTFSRRLVDYSIYVIDVAGGDKIPRKRGPGLIRSDLLVINKVDLAPYVGASLEVFSRDSTIYREGRPFLFTNCKTGEGVDAVLDAMLAKLAVPA
- a CDS encoding urease accessory protein, whose translation is MQADGASQAAGVLRADGALLAALQLGDSLFPSGGFTLSHGLETLAERRLVTDAASLQTWIANTVRWQIGTTDAVATAAAWAAADDLDLDLDLVAQIDRRLLATKLARESRQASERTGRQTLSTLAGLAGGRLADLRRLVLNRTTPGLYPVVLGVAGRQLGMEQRATVLLLLHLHVAGCLGAALRLIDVDDVEAQQIRFRLAPLLAAVADEALTIPWKEMYGCAVQTELMTMMHETAITRLFAS
- the ureC gene encoding urease subunit alpha; the encoded protein is MRISRDRYARLYGPTAGDRFRLADTDLVCEVERDLGVPGEEAVFGGGKTIRDGMAQSQRSSAEGALDLVITNVVVMDPVLGIVKGDLGVKNGRIVGVGKAGNPDTQDGVTPTMAIGPGTEVIAGEHLIATPGGIDSHIHMICPQQVYEALSNGITTIIGGGTGPADGTAATTCTPGPWNISRMLQAVDNLPLNVGILGKGNASRTAPLIEQIVAGACGLKDHEDWGTTPSAIDTSLRVADDYDIQVAIHTDTLNESGFVEDTIAAIGGRTIHTYHTEGAGGGHAPDIIKIAGELNALPSSTNPTRPYTVNTLDEHLDMLMVCHHLNPAVPEDVAFAESRIRAETIAAEDVLHDLGVISMYSSDSQAMGRIGESYAKLYQTADKMKRMGEPPPGSVSTNDNLRILRYLAKLTINPAITHGIAHEVGSLEAGKLADIVLWPIAFFGAKPKMIVKGGLIAWSVMGDPNASIPTTEPVLYRPMWGAFGSAPAATSVTFTSQAALDDGVGERLRLNKRLVAVKGCRTVTKKQMLLNDLTPKIEVDPETYVVRVDGKIATVGPAERLSHTQLFYLM